A portion of the Streptomyces coeruleoprunus genome contains these proteins:
- the cpt gene encoding chloramphenicol phosphotransferase CPT encodes MIILNGGSSSGKSGIVRCLQDVLPDPWLAFGCDSFVDAMPARMQASDGGIVFAADGGVSVGADFRALEAAWMEGVVAMVRAGARVVIDDVFLGGAASQQRWRNALGDLPVLWVGVRCESAVAAGREIARGDRTPGMAASQAAIVHEGVSYDLEVDTTHAESLVCARTIAAHLGRSTR; translated from the coding sequence ATGATCATTCTCAACGGTGGTTCCAGCTCGGGGAAGTCCGGCATCGTACGGTGCCTGCAGGACGTACTGCCGGACCCCTGGCTGGCGTTCGGATGCGACTCGTTCGTCGACGCCATGCCCGCCAGGATGCAGGCCTCCGACGGGGGCATCGTCTTCGCGGCGGACGGCGGGGTGAGCGTCGGGGCGGACTTCCGGGCGCTGGAGGCGGCCTGGATGGAGGGCGTCGTGGCGATGGTCCGCGCGGGCGCCAGGGTCGTCATCGATGACGTCTTCCTCGGCGGAGCGGCCTCCCAGCAGCGGTGGCGGAACGCCCTGGGCGACCTGCCGGTGCTGTGGGTCGGCGTGAGGTGCGAGAGCGCGGTCGCGGCGGGCCGCGAGATCGCACGAGGAGACCGCACTCCGGGGATGGCCGCGTCGCAGGCGGCCATCGTGCACGAGGGGGTCTCCTACGACCTGGAGGTGGACACCACGCACGCCGAGTCCCTGGTGTGTGCGCGCACCATCGCCGCGCACCTCGGCCGATCGACGCGCTGA
- a CDS encoding GNAT family N-acetyltransferase, protein MDANVQSFAVANLRRRPLVVETGGFVAGFDPGTTSPYINYATPLPGAEPTARDVAALVAAFRERGLTPRLEFAPDAAPAVEAALRTAGFATEEAHEYLVCTPATLTAPTGDVPRVEAPSCDADYVAVDAALAEAYGGAFDPSPEGAARLRRTDEGGGAVRFVRAPDGGCAGAAMCSAPAVGTAELAGVGTRPAFRGRGIAAAVTAALARETFARGAESVWLEYEGEGSRRIYARVGFRPRGTRLYMVLAQSADRGW, encoded by the coding sequence ATGGACGCCAACGTCCAGAGCTTTGCCGTGGCCAACCTTCGCCGCCGTCCCCTCGTCGTCGAGACCGGGGGATTCGTCGCGGGGTTCGATCCCGGCACCACCAGCCCGTACATCAACTACGCGACGCCGCTGCCCGGCGCCGAGCCGACGGCGCGTGACGTTGCCGCGCTCGTCGCGGCGTTCCGGGAGCGCGGGCTCACGCCCCGGCTCGAGTTCGCGCCCGATGCGGCGCCCGCCGTGGAAGCCGCGCTGCGGACTGCGGGGTTCGCCACGGAGGAGGCGCACGAGTACCTCGTCTGCACCCCCGCCACGCTGACGGCTCCCACCGGGGACGTGCCGCGGGTGGAGGCGCCGTCCTGCGACGCGGACTACGTGGCGGTCGACGCCGCGCTGGCCGAGGCGTACGGAGGTGCGTTCGACCCGTCGCCGGAGGGTGCGGCGCGGCTGCGGCGTACGGACGAGGGCGGCGGAGCGGTCCGCTTCGTCCGGGCGCCCGACGGCGGCTGCGCCGGTGCCGCCATGTGCTCCGCGCCGGCCGTCGGCACGGCCGAACTGGCCGGTGTCGGCACCCGGCCGGCCTTCCGCGGCCGGGGCATCGCGGCCGCGGTGACCGCCGCGCTGGCCCGGGAGACGTTCGCGCGCGGCGCGGAGTCGGTGTGGCTGGAGTACGAGGGCGAGGGTTCGCGCCGCATCTACGCACGCGTGGGCTTCCGCCCCCGGGGCACGCGCCTCTACATGGTGCTCGCCCAGTCCGCCGACAGGGGATGGTGA
- a CDS encoding SCO0607 family lipoprotein, translating to MPNHRRPLAAVALVCASAAVLLTGCAIQDRVCSSGQYPVKAVRNTGGDCVPDGQEPVEGWVRYPEGKVPVYVGDEWDRYWDDRFLDENGRIVEGP from the coding sequence ATGCCGAACCACCGACGCCCCCTGGCCGCAGTCGCCCTCGTGTGTGCGTCCGCCGCCGTGCTCCTGACCGGGTGCGCGATCCAGGATCGGGTGTGCAGCTCCGGGCAGTACCCGGTCAAGGCCGTGCGGAACACCGGTGGCGACTGCGTCCCCGACGGGCAGGAGCCCGTGGAGGGCTGGGTGCGGTACCCGGAGGGCAAGGTGCCGGTGTACGTGGGCGACGAGTGGGACCGTTACTGGGACGACAGGTTCCTCGACGAGAACGGGCGTATCGTCGAGGGCCCCTAA